Proteins encoded within one genomic window of Haladaptatus sp. QDMS2:
- a CDS encoding ZIP family metal transporter, translated as MGLVENLILVFIAGFITALATGLGALPFFLVERVSDRWNVVLWGLASGIMVSASLFGLIGEGLANGTPTELAIGLLAGVVLVVVSHRIISGTEVSPKRYEQADFRKLVLILGILTVHSFPEGVAIGVSFADLNLDTGIALLGFSVPLLAVFMTVAISIHNIPEGVAISIPLQSMGVSKWRMVWWAVFSSLPQPLGAVIAFYFVRIAREFLPFGFGFAAGAMIYLVLSEFIPEALELGEELPGGGHTELASGLLVGVLVMVPLAFV; from the coding sequence ATGGGACTGGTCGAGAATCTCATCCTGGTGTTCATCGCGGGGTTTATCACGGCGCTCGCGACCGGCCTCGGCGCGCTGCCGTTCTTTCTCGTCGAGCGCGTGAGCGACCGGTGGAACGTCGTCCTCTGGGGGCTCGCCTCCGGCATCATGGTCTCTGCGTCCCTGTTCGGCCTCATCGGCGAAGGGCTGGCGAACGGGACGCCGACGGAGCTCGCCATTGGCCTGCTCGCCGGCGTCGTCCTCGTCGTCGTCAGCCACCGCATCATCTCCGGGACCGAAGTCTCGCCGAAACGCTACGAACAGGCAGACTTTCGCAAACTCGTCTTGATTCTCGGCATCCTCACCGTCCACTCGTTTCCGGAGGGCGTGGCCATCGGCGTCTCCTTTGCGGACCTGAATCTGGACACGGGCATCGCCCTGCTCGGCTTTAGCGTCCCGCTGCTCGCCGTGTTCATGACCGTCGCCATCTCGATTCACAACATCCCGGAGGGCGTGGCCATCTCCATTCCACTCCAGTCGATGGGCGTCTCGAAGTGGCGGATGGTCTGGTGGGCCGTCTTTTCGAGTCTTCCCCAGCCTCTCGGTGCAGTCATCGCCTTCTACTTCGTCCGCATCGCGCGGGAGTTTCTGCCCTTTGGCTTTGGCTTCGCGGCGGGGGCGATGATTTACCTCGTGCTCTCTGAGTTCATCCCCGAAGCCCTCGAACTCGGCGAGGAACTGCCCGGCGGCGGGCACACGGAACTCGCCTCCGGCCTCCTGGTCGGCGTGCTCGTCATGGTTCCCCTCGCGTTCGTCTGA
- a CDS encoding 50S ribosomal protein L39e, which produces MGKKSKAKKKRLAKLTRQNTRVPAWVMMKTDMEVRQNYKRRSWRRSDTDE; this is translated from the coding sequence ATGGGCAAGAAATCGAAGGCCAAGAAAAAGCGCCTGGCCAAACTCACGCGCCAGAACACGCGCGTTCCCGCCTGGGTTATGATGAAGACGGACATGGAAGTCCGACAGAACTACAAGCGCCGCAGCTGGCGGCGAAGCGACACCGACGAGTAA
- a CDS encoding 50S ribosomal protein L31e: MSASDFEERIITVPLRDVTAVAKHQRANRAMKIIREHLAKNFKVDPEDVRLDPSINEAIWSRGQKKPPRRLRVRAARFEEDGARIVEAEPAE; encoded by the coding sequence ATGAGCGCAAGCGATTTCGAGGAGCGCATCATCACCGTGCCGCTCCGTGACGTTACGGCAGTTGCAAAGCACCAGCGAGCCAACCGCGCGATGAAGATCATCCGCGAACACCTCGCGAAGAACTTCAAAGTCGACCCAGAAGACGTGCGTCTCGACCCGTCTATCAACGAGGCCATCTGGTCTCGCGGTCAGAAGAAGCCACCGCGCAGACTCCGCGTCCGCGCAGCGCGCTTCGAAGAGGACGGCGCACGCATCGTCGAAGCCGAACCGGCAGAGTAA
- a CDS encoding translation initiation factor IF-6, which produces MLRAAFSGSAYVGIFARTTDDCVVVRPDVDDSLLADLEEELDVPAVATTVGGSGAVGALVTGNENGLLVSSRISDYERERIADVVSVPVYELPGRINAAGNVILANDTGAYVHPDLSDAAVEAVRDGLDVPVERGDLAGVRTVGAAAVATNRGVLCHPKATDQELDALEAALGVPADIGTVNYGAPLVGSGLLANDAGYVAGKDTTGPELGRIEDALGFI; this is translated from the coding sequence GTGTTACGTGCGGCATTCTCCGGTTCCGCGTACGTCGGCATCTTCGCGCGGACCACTGACGACTGCGTCGTCGTTCGCCCCGATGTCGACGACTCACTCCTCGCCGACTTAGAGGAGGAACTCGATGTCCCAGCAGTGGCAACCACGGTCGGCGGGTCGGGTGCGGTCGGCGCACTCGTCACCGGCAACGAGAACGGCCTGCTCGTTTCGAGCCGCATCAGCGACTACGAACGCGAGCGCATCGCGGACGTCGTCTCCGTTCCGGTGTACGAGTTGCCCGGTCGCATCAACGCCGCCGGGAACGTCATCCTCGCGAACGATACCGGCGCGTACGTCCACCCAGACCTCTCAGATGCGGCAGTAGAGGCGGTACGTGACGGCCTCGACGTGCCCGTCGAGCGCGGCGACTTGGCCGGCGTCAGAACCGTCGGCGCTGCGGCCGTCGCCACCAACAGAGGCGTCCTCTGTCACCCGAAAGCTACGGACCAGGAACTCGACGCGCTCGAAGCCGCGCTCGGCGTTCCGGCCGACATCGGGACGGTGAACTACGGGGCTCCCCTCGTCGGCTCCGGCCTGCTCGCCAACGACGCCGGCTACGTGGCCGGCAAGGACACGACCGGGCCGGAACTCGGTCGCATCGAAGACGCCCTCGGTTTCATCTAA
- the rpl18a gene encoding 50S ribosomal protein L18Ae, whose product MSQFTVTGQFKTSRGWESYTKQIDAPNENVAQERIFTQFGSKHGLDRTKITIDSVEEAEEVAA is encoded by the coding sequence ATGAGTCAATTCACCGTGACTGGTCAGTTCAAGACGAGCCGTGGCTGGGAATCGTACACCAAACAAATCGACGCGCCAAACGAGAACGTCGCACAGGAGCGCATCTTCACGCAGTTCGGCTCCAAACACGGTCTCGACCGCACGAAAATCACCATCGACTCCGTTGAAGAGGCAGAGGAGGTCGCAGCATGA
- the pfdA gene encoding prefoldin subunit alpha — translation MSAQQQMQQLSQQLQALDEEIEALEAEIEQKREEKQSMDEAVEALELLESGSTVQVPLGGGAHVRAEVLDIDEVVVTLGGGYAAERDQEDAVETLKNKKELVDEEISDLQDEVAELEEQSQQIEQQAQQMQQQQMQQQMQQMQQQQGEGDEQ, via the coding sequence ATGAGCGCCCAACAGCAGATGCAGCAGCTCTCCCAGCAGCTGCAGGCACTCGACGAAGAAATCGAAGCGCTCGAAGCCGAAATCGAGCAGAAGCGCGAAGAAAAACAGTCGATGGACGAGGCAGTCGAAGCCCTCGAACTCTTAGAGAGTGGCTCGACGGTACAGGTGCCACTCGGCGGCGGCGCACACGTCCGCGCAGAAGTGCTCGACATCGACGAAGTCGTCGTCACCCTCGGCGGTGGCTACGCAGCAGAGCGCGACCAAGAAGACGCAGTCGAGACGCTCAAGAACAAGAAAGAGCTCGTCGACGAGGAAATCAGCGACCTGCAGGACGAAGTCGCCGAACTCGAAGAGCAGTCTCAGCAGATCGAACAGCAGGCCCAGCAGATGCAACAGCAGCAGATGCAACAGCAGATGCAGCAGATGCAACAGCAGCAGGGCGAAGGCGACGAGCAGTAA
- the ftsY gene encoding signal recognition particle-docking protein FtsY: protein MFDGLKEKLSSFRKDVEESAEVEEDVDDSPAADTESAADPATAEADAVEAEPEAPAEAAPDAAPTETPEPAPEPVADEPDSADPTETVPAEVPETTDEVEPEASAEAEPETDEGDVQEAEAAGDETDPEKADNGRSFTERAKLFATGRVVIEEEDLEDPLWNLEMALIQSDVEMNVAEEILDRIKEKLVGETRVRGQSTGDIVEEALHDALYDVISVGQFDFDQRVRDADKPVVIIFTGVNGVGKTTSIAKLSKYFEKQGLSTVLANGDTYRAGANEQLAEHARRLDKKIITHDQGSDPTAVIYDAVEFAKANDVDVVLGDTAGRLHTNNDLMAQLEKIDRVVGPDMTIFVDEAVAGQDAVERARTFNNAAAIDGAILTKADADSNGGAAISIAHVTGKPILFLGVGQGYDDLERFDPEQMLERLLGEE from the coding sequence ATGTTCGACGGACTAAAAGAGAAGCTTTCGAGCTTCCGAAAGGATGTCGAGGAGTCGGCGGAAGTCGAGGAAGATGTCGACGACTCGCCAGCAGCCGACACGGAATCGGCGGCCGACCCGGCCACAGCCGAGGCCGACGCCGTCGAAGCCGAACCGGAAGCCCCTGCGGAGGCGGCTCCGGACGCAGCGCCGACCGAGACCCCGGAGCCAGCACCCGAACCGGTCGCAGACGAACCCGACTCCGCAGACCCCACCGAAACCGTCCCTGCGGAGGTTCCTGAGACGACTGACGAAGTCGAACCGGAAGCCAGTGCCGAAGCGGAACCCGAGACGGACGAAGGAGACGTCCAAGAGGCAGAGGCAGCCGGGGACGAAACAGACCCCGAGAAGGCGGACAACGGCCGCAGTTTCACCGAACGAGCGAAACTGTTCGCTACCGGACGGGTCGTCATCGAGGAAGAAGACTTAGAAGACCCACTCTGGAACCTGGAGATGGCGCTCATCCAGAGCGACGTCGAGATGAACGTCGCAGAGGAGATTTTAGACCGCATCAAGGAGAAACTCGTCGGCGAAACCCGTGTCCGCGGGCAGTCCACGGGCGACATCGTCGAAGAAGCACTCCACGATGCCCTCTACGACGTCATCAGCGTCGGGCAGTTCGACTTCGACCAGCGGGTTCGCGACGCCGACAAACCCGTCGTCATCATCTTCACGGGGGTAAACGGCGTCGGGAAGACCACGTCCATCGCGAAACTCTCGAAATACTTCGAGAAGCAGGGCCTCTCGACGGTGCTTGCCAACGGTGACACCTACCGCGCCGGGGCGAACGAGCAACTCGCAGAGCATGCCCGCCGGCTCGACAAGAAAATCATCACCCACGACCAGGGCAGCGACCCGACCGCCGTCATCTACGACGCAGTCGAGTTCGCGAAAGCCAACGACGTAGACGTCGTGCTCGGCGATACGGCCGGTCGGCTCCACACCAATAACGACCTGATGGCGCAACTCGAGAAGATAGACCGCGTCGTCGGGCCGGACATGACCATCTTCGTGGACGAAGCCGTGGCCGGACAGGACGCCGTCGAACGCGCCCGCACCTTCAACAACGCAGCGGCCATCGACGGTGCCATCCTGACGAAGGCAGATGCCGATTCGAACGGTGGCGCGGCAATCTCCATCGCTCACGTCACCGGAAAGCCGATTCTCTTCCTCGGCGTCGGGCAGGGGTACGACGACTTAGAGCGCTTCGACCCCGAACAGATGCTCGAACGCCTCCTCGGTGAGGAGTGA